A portion of the Pseudomonas sp. GR 6-02 genome contains these proteins:
- the algG gene encoding mannuronan 5-epimerase AlgG, translating into MNSAKKGSISLLAGALLLASAAAFATVEPAKSVQQGKSTTIAKGLQQAKTYTVSSAPTAPLDLAKPKLPDTSGYTAEAIAAKIVRTKPGKISIRRMMQEDALKDFIGGDNKMAEWVVRQHGIPQAIFVDDGYMNLKDLTKKLPKQYLSETSPGVFLAKLPIVVGRHGILEIDKQTQELRLSQEAGSFLVNDGQLFVRDTKITGWSEKANGPAAFSSPKEFRPFLLSWGGTETYIANSKIASFGYANSKSYGVSISQYTPNMAKVLKRPEPTGWIVGSEFSDMWYGFYCYETRDFVVKGNTYKDNIVYGIDPHDRSHGLIIADNTVYGTKKKHGIIISREVNDSFIFNNRSYDNHLSGLVIDRNSVNNLIAYNEIYKNHTDGITLYESADNLLWGNQVISNRRHGIRIRNSVNIRLYENVSMANGLTGVYGHIKDLSDTDRDIKLDPFDAEVSLIVVGGELAANGSGPLSIDSPLSVELYRVSMLAPTKTSGISFSGILGERQDEILDLLVRQQKAVLIDPVERQTEMRD; encoded by the coding sequence ATGAACAGCGCCAAGAAAGGCTCGATCAGCCTGCTGGCCGGCGCGCTGCTGCTGGCCAGCGCAGCCGCCTTCGCCACCGTCGAACCGGCCAAGTCTGTGCAACAGGGCAAATCGACGACCATAGCCAAGGGGCTGCAACAGGCCAAGACCTACACCGTCAGCAGCGCGCCAACTGCGCCGCTGGACCTGGCCAAGCCGAAACTGCCGGACACTTCTGGCTACACCGCCGAAGCCATTGCCGCGAAAATCGTGCGCACCAAGCCCGGCAAGATCAGCATACGCCGGATGATGCAGGAAGACGCCTTGAAGGACTTCATCGGCGGCGACAACAAGATGGCCGAGTGGGTGGTGCGTCAGCACGGCATCCCGCAGGCGATCTTCGTCGACGACGGCTACATGAACCTCAAGGACCTGACCAAGAAGCTGCCCAAGCAGTACCTCAGCGAAACGTCGCCAGGTGTGTTCCTGGCGAAGTTGCCGATCGTGGTGGGCAGACACGGCATTCTGGAAATCGACAAACAGACCCAGGAATTGCGCCTGTCCCAAGAGGCCGGCTCATTCCTGGTCAACGACGGTCAGCTGTTTGTGCGTGATACCAAGATCACCGGCTGGAGCGAGAAGGCCAACGGCCCGGCGGCCTTCTCGTCGCCCAAGGAATTCCGGCCGTTCCTGTTGTCCTGGGGCGGCACCGAGACCTACATCGCCAACAGCAAGATCGCCAGTTTCGGTTACGCCAACAGTAAGTCCTACGGCGTGAGTATTTCCCAGTACACGCCGAACATGGCCAAGGTGCTCAAGCGCCCTGAACCGACCGGCTGGATCGTCGGCTCCGAGTTCTCGGACATGTGGTACGGCTTCTACTGCTACGAAACCCGCGACTTCGTGGTCAAGGGCAACACCTACAAAGACAACATCGTCTACGGCATCGACCCCCATGACCGTTCCCACGGCCTGATCATCGCCGACAACACGGTGTACGGAACCAAGAAGAAGCACGGGATCATTATTTCCCGTGAGGTCAACGACAGCTTCATCTTCAACAACCGCAGCTACGACAACCACCTGTCGGGCCTGGTGATCGACCGTAACAGCGTGAACAACCTGATCGCCTACAACGAGATCTACAAGAACCACACCGACGGCATCACCCTCTACGAGAGTGCCGACAACCTGCTGTGGGGCAACCAGGTGATCAGCAACCGACGCCACGGCATCCGTATTCGTAACAGCGTGAACATTCGCCTGTACGAAAACGTCTCGATGGCCAACGGCCTGACCGGTGTCTACGGGCACATCAAAGACCTGAGCGACACCGACCGGGACATCAAGCTCGACCCGTTCGATGCCGAAGTGTCGCTGATCGTGGTCGGTGGTGAACTGGCTGCCAACGGCAGCGGACCGCTGTCGATCGACTCGCCGCTGAGCGTGGAGTTGTATCGCGTGTCGATGCTCGCACCGACCAAAACCAGCGGCATCAGCTTCTCGGGAATTCTCGGCGAGCGTCAGGATGAAATTCTCGACCTGCTGGTGCGCCAGCAGAAAGCCGTGCTGATCGACCCTGTCGAACGCCAGACCGAAATGCGGGACTGA